DNA from Victivallaceae bacterium:
TCTTAAAAGCATTCCTTGTGCCGAAGTCGACTGCGTTATTACACTCATAACCGCTAGAGAATTAGTCAATGTATTCGTGAAAGGCGGCTTGAATTATCAATCCCCTCACCGAGGAAACTTAGATTCCTTAACCTTCGGTTCCTATACTTTTCAAAGACATAAAAATAATATGGGACAACTATTAGAAAGTAATTTTTTCAACAGTCATTTATTTTTAAGAAACGATTTTGAAAAACTTTCGGCAGCAGATAAAATGCGACAGGCCATTCTCGACACCCAATGGCCGGGAAAGCCCATACCGGGCATTTATTCTCTTCTTCATAATTGCCTTCACAAACTGGAAACTTTTCCGGATCCGAATTTTCTGTTGGCATTTTTTCGATTAAAGATTATGCAGCACGATGGAATTTTAGATTGCTCCGACGCATGTTCAATTTGCGGTCAACCGATAGACGATTCGGTTTTTAGACACAAAGGACAAATACTTTGTTCGGAACACAAACATGCTCTTTCCGTAGTCTTTAGCAAACACGAAGAAATTTTTCTTAAAACCTTAGTTACGTGCAAAAGCTTCGAAAAACTGAGCGAGTTGTGTAAATGCGGATTTACCCTATTTGAAAAAATTTCTTTTTTATTCAATACCGTTCTTGAATAACCCTCCGTCATTTCTGAGCCAAGAAAATCGATCCTTTACCGCACGTCACGATATCAACGGTCAGTCTTACCGAAGCATCCGGATACTTATCATTAACGAACATTTTTTTATTCCAAGAACCGCTAACCTTTCGAAACCCCATGGCCGATGAAACCTTTCCTTTCAAACCGGTAGTCGTGCGGACAATCACCCCTATATCCGCAGGAAAGATCAATCGAATATCTTCATTTTCATTTTTTACGGTAATTGAAGCCGATTTAGACCACTGTCCGGACAGATCCAGTAATAAATGACAGGAAGAACACAAAAAAGAAGCGTTTTCCAAAACAGGAAGATCTCCGCAGGCATTAACTGCCAAAGTACCAAAACTTCCTCTATAAAACACCGTTTTAAGCACCGGATAAGACCCGGATAAATTCAATTCGACTCTTTTTTTTCTTGTAGCATCAATATTAATATTTTCCAGATGAGGATATATGCCGGAAAAATCCATCTCCTCCGTATAGAATTCGCTCTTACCTGAAAAACTTTGAATACTCGTATCATGAGGCGTTGTTGCAAATGCTGTAGAGAACCAAAATGAAAATAAGACGATTGAAAAGACGAAATCACGCATGGCCATATGATTCTACCGTAAAACGACATGCAACTCTTCTAGATCAATCCAAAAAAAAAGACCACTGAGAAAATAATAAAATGCGAGAGGGGGGACTCGAACCCCCAAGGATCTCTCCACTACCACCTCAAGATAGCGCGTATACCGATTCCGCCACTCCCGCATTAACACTAAGCGAATGAGGTTAAATCTCCTTACGGTTTATCTCAAGAAAAAATTCTCTTAATGGAAAAAAAATAGTACAACACACATAATGCAGTCTCCGTATCTATATTTTTTTTTAATTTATGCGTTGTTCCGCTTATTGTACCTCCTCGTCCTATAATCTCCATGTCCTATTTCATTTATTGAAAAGCGACTACGACACCGTATTGTTTCGAGAAGCCGTACGAATCATCGGGCCCGATCATATCGATGGAGAAACTCCTCTGGCTTTCTTTTTTACTTTCGGTGTTGCCGTATTTTGGTCCTGGAAAGAAGCCGAAGAAATATGCATACTACAGGCCATTCTACCCGCCTCGCCGGAAATCAATCCGCATCCGGAAACCGATCTCTATAACTATTCCTATGAAACCTCGGTTAACATTCGTCGAGATCGGCTGATTTTATCGGACAATTCTTTTCTGACGAAAATGGCTGTATCGTTCGGTTTGGCACAATCCGCTAAATTAACGGTTTTCGAGGGGACCATTAATCAGACCATCGAAAACTCAAAACAGTTACCACGAGACTTGGCTCTCAGAGGTAAAATTTTTCTGTCTCGTAAGGCCATATCAAAAAAAATAGGAAAGTTGTTCATCGATAAGGCTCTCGTTAATCTTCAATCGGATATTTTGGATGAACCTGACTTCTTTTGGGAACACCCGGACAAACAACCTATATACA
Protein-coding regions in this window:
- the recO gene encoding DNA repair protein RecO, producing MLFFVKGIVLKSIPCAEVDCVITLITARELVNVFVKGGLNYQSPHRGNLDSLTFGSYTFQRHKNNMGQLLESNFFNSHLFLRNDFEKLSAADKMRQAILDTQWPGKPIPGIYSLLHNCLHKLETFPDPNFLLAFFRLKIMQHDGILDCSDACSICGQPIDDSVFRHKGQILCSEHKHALSVVFSKHEEIFLKTLVTCKSFEKLSELCKCGFTLFEKISFLFNTVLE
- a CDS encoding RMD1 family protein, whose amino-acid sequence is MRCSAYCTSSSYNLHVLFHLLKSDYDTVLFREAVRIIGPDHIDGETPLAFFFTFGVAVFWSWKEAEEICILQAILPASPEINPHPETDLYNYSYETSVNIRRDRLILSDNSFLTKMAVSFGLAQSAKLTVFEGTINQTIENSKQLPRDLALRGKIFLSRKAISKKIGKLFIDKALVNLQSDILDEPDFFWEHPDKQPIYRDVFACFDIAPRTSVLNHKLTILGDLLSILNNQLHQQYSSSLEWTIICLIVIEVAIALLRDLFHLI